GCCTTTATCAACTGTAACTCCTGTTTTTACATGGCTTTCAAGCCAACATCTTTTCCAAATCTATGAACGTCTTAACCCTCAACCTCACAGATACTGTGAAAATAGAAGTTGACAATTCCTTCACCGGCCAGGAAACCATTAAATACAACGGCGAGGTGGTGTCTGAAAAGAAGTCGCTGCTGGGCCATAACCACCAGTTTGAACGCGAGGAAAATGGCGAAGTAGTTCATTATGAAGTACGCATCAGCATAAAGCACCTCACCCGCGTGGGCATTGACATTTACCGAAACAACAAGGTAATCTTGCTTAGCTAGCTACTTAACCGCTAAATACTTAAGAAATTATTTTCAAGACACCATGTGCTGATGGACCTAACCGGCAGCTGGCGGGCCATAAACTTTTGGGTCCTGAAAACGTAAGCACCGTTGCTGGCAGCCTTGCCAGGTTCTAACGATGCCCCGCGTATGAAAAGTATTCTTTTGGTTCTGGGTTTTCTGGTCATCGGTCTTTCGGCGCAAGCCCAGGAGTTTCCGGTAGATGGCAAGAAAGGCGACATTGTCTACAAAGGCGCTAAGCGCGACACAGCCAAAATTGAGTATGACCTTAAACCGAAGGTGAAAGAATGGCTCAAGACCAACCTGCAGGGCAAGTCCAAGAACTTTGTGTATGTGCCAGACAAGAACATGTACACCGGCACCGTGTACACCGTCCTGAAGTACAAAGACAAGTTGGGCAAGGAGCAGAAATTCCCTTTGTACTTCACCATGAACATTCACTTGGTGGAGAGCGCCCTGCTCAAAGAAACCACCTATAAATATGAACTTGTGGACTTTGACATTCTGGGAAAGAAGCGCAAATATTACCCAGCGGAGCGGCTCCTGCTCAAAGGGGAAGACGAAGACAAAGACAACCTTCCCGCAGAGCACCTGCACGACCTCAAAACCCAGGCCGTCACTTTCATAGAAACGCTCCTAGCCGATTTCCACCAAAGCATGCTGTCTGGCTTGGCCTCCAGATAAAATTCGCCCACCCGTTTTTCCTGCCTTCCGTTTTAGGGCTCATTTTCAGAAATGAGCCCTAAAACAGAAGGCAGACTTTTTTTTGGGCTCCTCTGTTAAGTAGAATAAGCACGTCCTCACGCAGTTACTTTAAAGCCACTTGGTCCACCTCCGCTGCTATTCCTAGGCCACGCCTCTACACAACCAAAAAGCTTTGGCAATTTTCTTTTACTATATAGAATTTTGGGTTGCTTTCTTTCTTTATCTTGGCAGGTGAATTAAGCCTTACCTACGCAGGGAAACCATACATTTTGGCCAGTTATTTTAACGGAAGCTAAAGTCACCAACCTTTACTGCTCCCTGTTTTCCTTTTTATTGAAGCCTTTTGCGCTTCTCTTATTTTTTACTATATATTCTATACCACCTAGCCTAAACCTATTCCATACTTTTACTTTCTACCGTCATGACTGTTTCTATCAATGTCCCCTTGCGGGTAAAGCATTTTAATGCCCAAATCAAGCACCAAGATGGCAAAGTCAGGTTCAGCCGCGCGCTGGGCAATGACCGTGGCAACCCTAGAAATTACACTTCTATTTTGTTGGAGAATGCCCTTGCCCAAAATGCGTTCCTGGAGACTGAAGAGAAAGACGCCCGGCTTTACCAGCTAAACCAGGCTGGGGTCCAAATTCTGCTGGCCGATGCGCAAAACTATCTTTACCTGCTTTTTTACCTGGCCCATGAGCGTGACCAGAAACTGCTGCAAGCCAAACAGGCCGAAAAACTGAGAATAAAGCAGGAAAAGGAAAAAGCCAGAGCCGCCAGAAACAAGCCTGCCACCTTGACCGTTTTACACTTCAACCACGAACAATATGAGGAAACGGCCCACCCACCGGTGCTGGAGAAAGTGGTAGGGTTTGAGTTGATTGAAGAAGACGGCGTGACCAAACTGAAAGGCACCAACTTTGTGATTTCCAAGTTCTTGTAATCCCCGCCCCTTTCCAATTATTTTACGTGAGCAAAGCCTGGCGCGCTAGTCCTTTGGTATCTCCACAAACACCGTGGTGCCCTGGCCTTCCTGGCTTTCTACCCATACCTGGCCTTTGTGCAGTTCCACTATGGTCTTGATGATAGACATACCCAGGCCCACGCTCTTCTCCCCTTTCAGGCCTTCGCGCCTGGCCTTGGTAAACTTATCAAACAGGGCTGGTTTCAGGGCGTCTGGAATGCCAATGCCGTTGTCCTGCACTTCGATCAACACCTTGTTGCCTTGGTCTTGGGCACTCACAGTAATATTTCCATGGTCTGGGGTGAACTTAATGGCGTTGGAAACTAAGTTATTGAGCACCTGCATGAACTTCATGACGTCTATGTACACATACAATGGCTCTTGGGGTAGGTCCATGCTGAAGTTCTTGGCAATCAAAGGCCGCCCCAACTTTACATAATTCTCCACCATAATGCCAATGCGTTGGCTCAGGTTCACGCGCTCTTTGTGCAGCACCACCTGCGCAGACTCCAGAAACTCATTGTCAATGAAATCTCTGATGATGTCTGAGCCTTTCTGCGCATTCTCTTTGATGTACTGGATGAGGTCAGAGGCTACCCCGTCTTTGCTTTGCAGTTCCTGCTCCAGCATCTCCACCATGCCCTCAATGTTGGTGAAAGGCGCCGCCAGGTCATGCGAGAGAATCTCCAGGGTGGAGTTCTTTTTGGAGTTGAACATGAGAATATTTTTAAGGTATTCTTTGTCTTTAGTGACATCTTCAGCGAAGCCGGCTATGTAGCGCCCTTTTTCCTCCAGCACCTGCGTGCTAAGGCAAATCCATTTGGTGGACCCGCTGGGCATTTGCAGCCGAAGTTCTGTTCCTTTCAGCACTTTCTGGTCCAGCAGTTTGGCATATTGGTCATAGGCAAAGGCCTTGTCTTCTTCATGCACAAAGGGCAGCACCAAGGTAGGGGTTACTAAAAAGTCCTCGGCCTCAGGCCCAAATAAATCCACAAACGCTTTGTTAAGGTAGAGGAACCTGCCTTCTTCCACGTTGTATACAAAATACGCCTGCCCAAAGCTCTCCGCCACTTTTTCTACCAACGCGGCTCCTTTTGAAAATGTGTTCTCTTCCATCTGCATTCCTTCTTTGACGGTGGTTGGCCTGGTGGCCATTATGTTAGTATTTATGTATAGAGCTATTACTATTTACTTTGGACTAAGGTTTTAGCGATAAGTTTGGAAGGTGTTGCAACCGCAAGGTCTTGCCAACAATGATTAACAGAAATTCAGGAAATTGGTTCTATCTTTTTCCCCGGTTTTCAACTTACAAGAGCACTGATTTTTTAGTTATAAGCCAAGATAGAACAGCACTAATACCATGCTTTATAGGGAATAAGTCTAGGTAAATAAGTACTTTTGTTTTCACCCCCAATAATCCTTTTTATGTTATCAGCCCCAAAGTTACCTACGTTTCAAAAAGATTTGGGAGACATCTTAGTGATTGATGACGACGCCTCCAGCCTTTTCCTAATCCAGGACCTTCTGACTTCCATGGGTTTGGGCGATAAGGTAACCGTGGCCACCAATGTCTCTGACGCGCTTTCGCTGGTGCAGAACCGCATAGGCACCGCTCAATTCCCTGATCTGGTGTTGCTGGATATTAGAATGCCTGAGACTGATGGCTTCGCGTTTCTGGAAAAGTTGAAAACGTTGTCTTGCGCGCCACACCCAGATCCCAAAGTGGTGATTCTAAGTTATTACGGCAACAGAAAATACCAGGAACAGGCAGAGCAGTATCAGGTAACCGCTTATTTAAAAAAACCACTCACCCGCGAGAAAGTCCTGGATATTATCAATTTGAGCTAATTATATTTACACTGCACTTTCATAATTCAACTCGCCGGGCTGTTGCAGAAAATGCGTTTCCATTAAAGTATTCAGCTTTTCTTTGTTGAGGGGTTTGTTCAGGAAGCCTCCTAGTTTATAAGATTGGGCCTGCAGTATATCTGTGGGACTGGCAGAGGTGGTCAGTAACACCACAATGGGTTTTTGGCGTGTAGGCCAGGTAATGTCTTCAAATTCCCTCAAAAATTCAAAGCCATCCATCACGGGCATTTTAATATCTAAGAGAATAAGTTGAGGGCAGTTCTGGGGCGTGAACGTCAGGCAGTGTTCCTGAATCAGGTCAAGCGCCTGCCTGCCATTCTGGGCCACCAATACCTGTTCTGCGCAATCCAGTTTCTTGATCACCGTCTGGCTTATGAAATTGGCAGACTGGTCATCGTCAATTAACAATATGCAGTTCAATCTATCCATTGCATGCCTGTTAAATCAATTCAGCGCGTTTCTGTCTTTTAAAAAAATAAAGAACCAAGCGCGCCTTCTTAAATTAATACTGTTTCTAGCGCTATTCTGTTGCCCAAAAGCCACTTTTAAAGGGTAAAAATTTTAGAAAAGTCAGGTTTTTCTCTCCAAAACGGTGAGGTACAGGGCTAACCGAAAAAACCCCATATATTTGTACTGCTCCCCCACCTTGCCATCTCAAACATCACCAGTAAAACACGTGCCATGCAATTTCCCCAGATCCCTGACAATGAAGCCCAGCGGTTAGACGCCTTGCATAGCTATAAAGTGCTGGACACGCTGCCTGAGAAAGACTTTGATGAACTCACCAAAATAGCCTCCACGGTCTGCGGCACGCCCATCTCGTTGATCACGCTGGTTGACACGGAGCGGCAATGGTTCAAATCTGCCTTCGGGCTGGCGGTGAAGGAAACCAAACGCGACCTGGCCTTCTGCGCGCACACCATCAACACGCCCCATGAAGCGTTTATAGTGCCAGATGCTACCCTTGATGTCCGTTTTCATGACAACCCGTTGGTGGTGGGCGGACCGCGCGTGATTTTCTACGCCGGCATTCCCTTGAATTCGCCGGACGGGTATTCACTGGGCACGCTCTGCGTCATTGACCACCAACCCAAGCAGATTTCCCAGGCACAGATTGAGGCGTTGCAGGCCCTAGCCAACCAAGTTGTGGGGCAATTGGAGCTCCGCAAGAAAAACCGCGAGTTGGAACATTACAACCGCGAGTTCAGCATCATCAACCGCAACTTGTCTGAGTTTTCTTACAGAGTGTCGCATGATTTGAAGACGCCTTTGCGCGGCATCACCAACCTGTCTGAGTGGCTTCTGGAAGAGCACGCCGCCAACTTAAACCAGGAAGGTGCCCATTACCTTTCCTTGATCCATTCCCGGTCTTTGCAGCTGCATAACTTGATTGATGGCATCTTGCAATACTCACGGGCTTCGTCTATCAGGGTGTCGTTCTCAGAGGAAGTGGATCTCACGGTTTTGCTGGAGGAAGTGCTGGACCATTGCGGCCTTCCCAGTCATTTTACGGCCACTTACCCCAAAGACCACCCCACGGTCACCACGTTTAGAATAGGGTTGTACCAGATTCTGCAGAACCTCATTGCCAACGCCATCAAGTACAATGACAAAGTCCAAGGCCGGCTCAGCGTGGATTTCCAGCCACAGGCGCATGGCTTCTCATTGGCGGTGACAGACAATGGGCCCGGCATACCGCTGGCGTACCGCGAAAAAGTGTTTCATCTGTTTGAGACGCTGGGCACCAAGGCAGAACTGGCCGACGGCAGTGTGGGCGTTGGCCTCGCCACCGTAAAGTCGCTCACGGAGCGCATGCACGGCACCATCCAAATCATTGACACGCCGCAAGATGAGCCGGGCACCTGTTTCCTGCTTCAATTCCAACTGCAGCCTTAACATAAAGTGGAGCACCGTTTGGCCTTCCGTTTTTGGCCTCATTTCCTGAAATGAGGCCAAAAACGGAAAGAACCTGGCGCGCTGCATTCAAACCTGCAGATTTTGCGTACATTGGGGCAACATGAACCATTAAACCACTTGTGTTATGGCAAAAGGAAAATCGCCCTCCAAAGAAAAAGGCAAAAAGGAACCCGCTAAAAACTTAAAAGAAAAACGCGCCGAAAAACAGCAAAAACGCGACTCTAAAAGAGATTAATACCACCTTGCCCAGCAAAAGAAAGTGCCCAACGGAGGATTTCCTGTTGGGCACTTTCTATTTATGGCATCGGCTTTCTTTCAGGCAGCATTCCTGTTTTCGGGCTCATTTCCAGAAATGAGCCCGAAAACAGGAATGCCTTCTCAGAATAGCCTGGAAACCATTTTCTATGCAAGGCAACAAAGCCAAGCCAACAAAATCTGGCAAGAGAGAGTACGTACAATCAACTTGTAATTAAGGATTTTCACAGTTAAGATGGCCATGGACTTACGTATCATTGAGCAGATTGGCAAAAACAGCGATAAAGCATTTTTCTTTTATCTGGTGCAAGAAAAACGGTTCTCATACTTAAACCAATCCGCAGCCCAGATAAGCGGCCTGGCTTTAGAAGAAATCCAGAATTACCCCAATAGGTTGGCGGCCTTGGTTCACCCTACAGATCTTGAGGTAGCCTTCAGCAAGTTTAACCTGCTCCTAGCCGGTGAGCGGCAGGAACACCTCACCCTTCGGCTGCAGGCGCCACAAAACCAGCTGAGAACCATTAAGATAGACGCCTACCCGGTAACAGATGAAGCTGGCCAACTTTTCGCCCTGACCGGCATGGCCGAAGACACCTCCGTGCAAACCCAGCAGGAAATCTACCTGAAAGAATTCGCCCATAAGAAAAACAGCGCGCTGGAGATTGTGGCCCATGACCTGCAAGGCCCCATGTCTGTGATGAACAACATTGCCGCGCTCATGGCGCATGACGTGCAGGAGAAACTCTATGATGAACTCAGTACCTACACCGCCCTCATTCAGCGTGCCTACAAAGACAGCTCTGATTTAATTTCATCTGTTTTGAGCGATGAACACTTGAAATCACCGTTGGTGTTGGTGAAAAAGGAACGTTTCAACGCCGTGGAGAAAGTGCGGGACGTGATGGAGAATTACCGGCTGGCCCCCAACATTGACACGGCCCTGCACTTAACGCCCGAAGCCGGCACGGTGGCTGTGACCCTGGATGAAGTCAAATTCATGCAGATCATCAACAACCTCATCTCCAATTCCATCAAGTTCACCCCAGCCCAAGGCCAGATTCACATTACGGTGGAAGAAATAAA
This region of Rufibacter sp. LB8 genomic DNA includes:
- a CDS encoding PAS domain-containing sensor histidine kinase; this translates as MATRPTTVKEGMQMEENTFSKGAALVEKVAESFGQAYFVYNVEEGRFLYLNKAFVDLFGPEAEDFLVTPTLVLPFVHEEDKAFAYDQYAKLLDQKVLKGTELRLQMPSGSTKWICLSTQVLEEKGRYIAGFAEDVTKDKEYLKNILMFNSKKNSTLEILSHDLAAPFTNIEGMVEMLEQELQSKDGVASDLIQYIKENAQKGSDIIRDFIDNEFLESAQVVLHKERVNLSQRIGIMVENYVKLGRPLIAKNFSMDLPQEPLYVYIDVMKFMQVLNNLVSNAIKFTPDHGNITVSAQDQGNKVLIEVQDNGIGIPDALKPALFDKFTKARREGLKGEKSVGLGMSIIKTIVELHKGQVWVESQEGQGTTVFVEIPKD
- a CDS encoding GAF domain-containing sensor histidine kinase, which codes for MQFPQIPDNEAQRLDALHSYKVLDTLPEKDFDELTKIASTVCGTPISLITLVDTERQWFKSAFGLAVKETKRDLAFCAHTINTPHEAFIVPDATLDVRFHDNPLVVGGPRVIFYAGIPLNSPDGYSLGTLCVIDHQPKQISQAQIEALQALANQVVGQLELRKKNRELEHYNREFSIINRNLSEFSYRVSHDLKTPLRGITNLSEWLLEEHAANLNQEGAHYLSLIHSRSLQLHNLIDGILQYSRASSIRVSFSEEVDLTVLLEEVLDHCGLPSHFTATYPKDHPTVTTFRIGLYQILQNLIANAIKYNDKVQGRLSVDFQPQAHGFSLAVTDNGPGIPLAYREKVFHLFETLGTKAELADGSVGVGLATVKSLTERMHGTIQIIDTPQDEPGTCFLLQFQLQP
- a CDS encoding response regulator, whose translation is MDRLNCILLIDDDQSANFISQTVIKKLDCAEQVLVAQNGRQALDLIQEHCLTFTPQNCPQLILLDIKMPVMDGFEFLREFEDITWPTRQKPIVVLLTTSASPTDILQAQSYKLGGFLNKPLNKEKLNTLMETHFLQQPGELNYESAV
- a CDS encoding response regulator: MGDILVIDDDASSLFLIQDLLTSMGLGDKVTVATNVSDALSLVQNRIGTAQFPDLVLLDIRMPETDGFAFLEKLKTLSCAPHPDPKVVILSYYGNRKYQEQAEQYQVTAYLKKPLTREKVLDIINLS
- a CDS encoding sensor histidine kinase, which gives rise to MDLRIIEQIGKNSDKAFFFYLVQEKRFSYLNQSAAQISGLALEEIQNYPNRLAALVHPTDLEVAFSKFNLLLAGERQEHLTLRLQAPQNQLRTIKIDAYPVTDEAGQLFALTGMAEDTSVQTQQEIYLKEFAHKKNSALEIVAHDLQGPMSVMNNIAALMAHDVQEKLYDELSTYTALIQRAYKDSSDLISSVLSDEHLKSPLVLVKKERFNAVEKVRDVMENYRLAPNIDTALHLTPEAGTVAVTLDEVKFMQIINNLISNSIKFTPAQGQIHITVEEINGHCRITHQDNGIGIPAELQPYIFEKHSRASRPGLKGEKSTGIGLSIVKELVEIQGGRIWFESVENQGSTFFLTFPLGN